The Sulfurimonas lithotrophica genome includes a region encoding these proteins:
- the mltG gene encoding endolytic transglycosylase MltG — protein sequence MNIKKLTILKYSFEILLIISLSFIYYLNQPIKSKKIIYIPNGSINKIITHLSGNNYDLSKLDSLLLRVIGSPQSGWIDIGVQSLTRADFLYRLTKAKAALTSVTLIPGETTYIFLNQLSTNLKLNRGKLQQVYEKYTPIEEGAFVPDTYKIPIGINEEMLIKLLLFESKKQMKKLSYKLFGTYNEKKWFHFVAVASVIQKESANNQEMPLVASVIYNRIKKGMKLQMDGTLNYGKYSHIRITPKRIREDNSLYNTYKNHGIPDIPVCNVGFEAIKAAVFPAKTDYLYFMKSKSGEHDFSCNYSTHLSNIKRATK from the coding sequence ATGAATATAAAAAAGCTAACAATACTAAAATATAGTTTTGAGATACTATTAATTATAAGTTTATCTTTCATTTATTACCTAAATCAGCCAATCAAGTCAAAAAAAATTATCTATATTCCAAATGGTTCAATAAATAAGATTATAACACATTTGTCGGGAAATAATTATGATTTATCTAAACTTGACTCTCTATTACTAAGAGTAATAGGTTCGCCTCAAAGCGGCTGGATTGATATTGGAGTGCAAAGTTTAACAAGAGCAGATTTTTTATATAGACTAACAAAAGCAAAAGCGGCACTGACTAGCGTAACATTGATACCGGGGGAAACAACATATATATTTTTAAATCAACTCTCGACAAACCTTAAACTTAATAGAGGGAAGCTTCAACAGGTGTATGAAAAATACACACCGATAGAGGAGGGTGCATTTGTTCCAGATACATATAAAATACCTATCGGAATAAATGAAGAGATGCTTATAAAATTACTTCTTTTCGAGTCAAAAAAGCAAATGAAAAAACTATCTTATAAGCTTTTCGGTACCTATAATGAAAAAAAATGGTTTCATTTTGTAGCAGTTGCTTCAGTGATTCAAAAAGAATCGGCAAATAATCAAGAGATGCCGTTGGTAGCATCAGTGATTTATAATAGAATTAAAAAAGGTATGAAACTGCAAATGGATGGTACTTTAAACTATGGAAAATATTCTCATATTAGAATTACGCCTAAGCGAATTCGCGAAGACAACAGCTTGTATAATACCTATAAAAACCACGGCATACCCGATATTCCAGTCTGTAATGTAGGTTTTGAAGCTATAAAGGCCGCAGTATTTCCGGCAAAAACAGATTATCTATATTTTATGAAATCAAAGAGCGGTGAGCATGATTTCTCATGTAACTATTCTACACATTTAAGCAATATAAAACGTGCTACCAAATGA
- the fumC gene encoding class II fumarate hydratase, producing the protein MSTRIEKDTMGEMQVPVDAYWAAQTQRSIQNFKIGEEKMPYEITRAFSYLKKAVALVNKDLGKLDAKKADAIAQAADDMLAGKLDGNYPLVVWQTGSGTQSNMNNNEVLANRATEILGGDFRVEKLVHPNDDVNKSQSSNDTYPTALHVASVIAVEESLLPAIAKLKATLQAKSEAFDSIVKIGRTHLQDATPLTLGQEISGWVEMLSKCEKMAKDSLEAVRELALGGTAVGTGLNAHPELGERVAAKLSELTGHDFITAPNKFHALTSHDALTFAHGALKALAADMMKIANDVRWLASGPRCGLGEITIPENEPGSSIMPGKVNPTQSEAVTMVACQVMGNDATIGFAASQGNFELNVFKPVIAYNFLQSVRLLSDSIISFNDNAAVGIMPVDAKIDHYLHDSLMLVTALNPYIGYENAAKIAKTAHKNNSTLKATAIELGLLTAEEFDEYVKPEDMIAPKA; encoded by the coding sequence TTGAGTACACGTATTGAAAAAGACACTATGGGTGAGATGCAAGTACCTGTAGATGCTTATTGGGCTGCGCAGACACAACGTTCAATCCAAAACTTTAAAATCGGTGAAGAGAAAATGCCTTATGAAATTACAAGAGCATTTTCTTATCTTAAAAAAGCGGTTGCACTTGTAAATAAAGATCTTGGAAAACTTGATGCTAAAAAAGCAGATGCTATTGCTCAAGCTGCCGATGACATGTTAGCAGGTAAACTGGATGGAAACTATCCTTTAGTTGTTTGGCAAACAGGTTCAGGTACGCAATCAAATATGAACAACAACGAAGTATTAGCTAACCGTGCAACGGAAATACTTGGAGGAGATTTCAGAGTTGAAAAGCTTGTTCATCCAAATGATGATGTAAATAAATCTCAATCTTCAAATGATACATATCCTACAGCATTGCACGTAGCATCTGTTATTGCAGTAGAAGAGTCTTTGTTACCTGCGATTGCAAAGTTAAAAGCAACACTGCAAGCTAAGAGTGAAGCGTTTGATTCTATTGTAAAAATAGGACGTACTCACCTTCAAGATGCAACTCCTTTAACTCTAGGTCAAGAGATTAGTGGTTGGGTTGAGATGCTAAGTAAATGTGAAAAAATGGCAAAAGATTCATTAGAAGCAGTTCGCGAACTTGCTCTTGGCGGTACTGCGGTTGGAACCGGACTTAACGCTCACCCTGAACTTGGAGAGAGAGTAGCGGCTAAACTATCAGAACTTACTGGACATGATTTTATAACCGCTCCAAATAAATTTCATGCGCTGACTTCTCATGATGCGCTTACATTTGCTCACGGTGCCCTAAAAGCACTTGCTGCGGATATGATGAAAATTGCTAACGATGTAAGATGGTTGGCATCTGGGCCTAGATGTGGTTTAGGTGAGATTACAATTCCTGAAAACGAGCCCGGTTCTTCAATTATGCCTGGTAAAGTAAATCCTACTCAGTCTGAAGCAGTAACTATGGTAGCTTGCCAAGTTATGGGCAATGATGCGACTATCGGTTTTGCGGCTAGTCAAGGTAACTTTGAGTTAAATGTATTTAAGCCTGTTATTGCATATAACTTTTTACAATCTGTAAGATTATTAAGTGATTCTATTATTTCTTTTAACGACAATGCAGCTGTTGGTATTATGCCTGTTGATGCAAAAATAGACCACTATTTACATGACTCATTAATGTTAGTTACTGCACTTAACCCGTATATCGGTTATGAAAATGCGGCAAAAATTGCAAAAACTGCACATAAAAACAACTCTACATTAAAAGCTACGGCAATTGAGCTTGGTCTTTTAACTGCTGAAGAGTTTGATGAGTATGTTAAACCAGAAGATATGATTGCGCCTAAAGCGTAA
- a CDS encoding AsmA-like C-terminal domain-containing protein yields MKDKLIINSISKLYFSIVSFFIFILLTLSATYLLLSSGVYLKNINFNSVSINKLYIKWNEKLNIHIQEINISANDSSSKTGFSKTDLISYLNKIIFLPVFTESIVVEDIKYKDIKAHLKYTDEDGGNIEINSKKLNISTNIYTGQNYINVSIDKFKNSTKDINLSANIILDSKRNKLFLDSKINVADDISLNFFARSDSKRLDYAIKSNKTIPSTSYLVSILNIDPRVVYWVDTAIKMDGLDIKQAFGFIEYDKMDEALENFYAYGTANNLEYTYDRKLDSIKTKYTELFFKDGVLFILPNESKTYNFNLDASWLRIDFTKPKEILTLHLLFDGIVNKDLKNLLERYKIKLPFIQNSGYMDTNLILEINLQSLDVDAKGEFYTDNANFNYLGLNLDLKDTLVKLHNFDVRIPKMSAKYKDIADADVNAVLDLKNSLGFIDFDFKKIFFGDALKLNTKENPLNVKYLISPKQDKIELDSSKWLFNKQNMNIEAISIPFDLKNLTADIPTSELSINDMLTAYISGKVNLKKLKFDLEADLVKFKYKNIKLAQADAHLKAIYENKKLTLTSIEPINLDASKQDVKLEKLKVIYHDNLVDAKSSNTEIKNLLNTGFNLRYSFKNKSGYLNLNKLNFNNDALGKIFKKNNNVEFKIRSTNEQFVVNSKELKVSAFITPQQWVLAFNSLNKLMPYSPFLQKYQIDNGNFSIYKRESEENIKFLAKVDYKHTLLHLGGKNISNYTIKGEIDNSNNTSYMEINDKVNVNVANDIIAIKGSNVGINLNKTVDLINEISSTNQKPSKSHISLSFDNSYIYLSDQRRVIADSMELQYLNEIVTAQIKYKDAEAGFKYKKRKFHLYGSGFNSLFMENLFALSKFKGGSLDFSIKGDIDEFGGVIYIKDTTIKKFRLLNNILAFVNTVPSLVTFSLPSYNTRGLHTKSAYMKFSYKNHIYDISDIYLDSKELDILGHGKTNIKNDSIDMELNLKTDLASEASKIPLVGYILFDKDSISTTVKLDGKLSDPNIKSMLPKEIIVAPINIIKRTLLLPFNIFN; encoded by the coding sequence ATGAAAGATAAACTTATAATTAATAGTATCTCAAAACTATATTTTAGTATTGTTAGCTTTTTTATATTCATTTTATTAACACTTTCTGCAACATATTTACTTTTAAGTTCCGGAGTTTATCTTAAAAATATTAATTTTAATTCTGTAAGCATAAACAAATTATACATAAAATGGAATGAAAAATTAAATATTCATATACAAGAAATAAATATTTCGGCTAATGATTCATCTTCAAAAACAGGTTTTTCAAAAACCGACCTTATTTCATATTTAAATAAAATTATTTTTTTGCCGGTGTTTACAGAATCTATCGTTGTTGAAGATATCAAATACAAAGATATCAAAGCTCATCTAAAATACACTGATGAAGACGGTGGCAATATAGAAATAAATTCAAAAAAACTAAATATTTCCACAAATATATATACGGGACAAAATTATATCAATGTGTCTATAGATAAATTTAAAAACTCCACAAAAGATATAAACTTAAGCGCTAATATAATACTAGATTCAAAAAGAAACAAACTTTTTCTTGATTCAAAAATAAACGTTGCAGATGATATATCCTTAAACTTTTTTGCAAGGTCTGATTCAAAAAGATTAGATTATGCTATAAAATCAAATAAAACAATTCCAAGCACAAGTTACTTAGTCTCAATACTAAATATTGATCCCAGAGTTGTATATTGGGTAGATACTGCAATAAAAATGGATGGATTAGACATCAAACAGGCTTTTGGTTTTATTGAATATGACAAAATGGATGAGGCACTTGAAAATTTTTATGCATACGGTACTGCTAATAATTTAGAATACACTTATGACCGGAAGCTTGACTCTATTAAAACAAAATATACGGAGCTGTTTTTTAAAGACGGCGTTCTTTTTATACTGCCCAATGAATCCAAAACTTATAATTTTAACTTGGATGCGAGCTGGCTTAGAATAGATTTTACAAAACCAAAAGAGATACTTACACTGCATCTGCTTTTTGACGGTATTGTAAACAAGGATTTAAAAAATCTTTTAGAACGCTACAAGATAAAACTACCTTTTATCCAAAATAGCGGTTATATGGATACAAATTTAATCCTAGAAATAAATTTGCAATCACTGGACGTAGATGCCAAAGGTGAGTTCTACACAGATAATGCAAATTTTAACTACCTAGGTCTTAATCTTGACCTAAAAGACACTCTTGTAAAACTTCATAATTTTGATGTAAGAATACCTAAAATGTCTGCAAAATATAAAGATATCGCAGATGCGGACGTAAACGCAGTTTTGGATTTAAAAAACTCTCTAGGCTTTATAGATTTTGATTTTAAAAAGATATTTTTCGGTGACGCATTAAAATTAAATACAAAAGAAAATCCACTAAACGTAAAATACCTTATATCTCCAAAACAAGATAAAATCGAATTAGATAGTTCAAAATGGCTTTTTAATAAACAAAATATGAATATTGAAGCCATTAGCATCCCTTTTGATTTGAAAAATCTAACAGCAGATATTCCAACATCCGAATTATCTATAAACGATATGCTGACTGCATATATTTCAGGCAAAGTAAATCTAAAAAAGCTTAAGTTTGATTTAGAGGCAGATTTAGTGAAATTCAAATACAAGAATATCAAATTAGCTCAAGCAGATGCACATCTAAAAGCTATTTATGAAAATAAAAAACTTACTCTTACATCCATAGAACCTATAAATTTAGACGCAAGCAAACAAGACGTTAAACTTGAAAAACTAAAAGTTATATATCACGATAATTTAGTAGATGCAAAAAGCTCAAATACAGAAATAAAAAATCTTTTAAACACAGGTTTTAATTTAAGATACTCTTTTAAAAACAAAAGTGGCTATTTAAATCTTAATAAATTAAATTTTAATAATGACGCTCTTGGTAAAATATTTAAAAAAAATAATAATGTTGAGTTTAAAATAAGATCTACAAATGAACAATTTGTAGTTAACTCAAAAGAATTAAAAGTATCTGCATTTATTACACCCCAGCAATGGGTACTGGCTTTTAACTCCTTAAATAAATTAATGCCTTATTCTCCTTTTTTACAAAAATACCAGATAGATAACGGAAATTTTTCTATCTACAAAAGGGAGAGTGAAGAAAATATTAAATTTTTAGCAAAAGTTGATTATAAACATACCCTATTGCATCTAGGCGGAAAAAATATTTCAAACTATACAATCAAAGGTGAAATAGATAACAGCAATAATACTTCCTATATGGAGATAAACGACAAAGTTAATGTTAACGTCGCAAACGACATTATCGCAATTAAAGGGAGCAATGTAGGAATCAACCTAAATAAAACAGTAGATTTAATAAATGAAATAAGCTCCACAAACCAAAAACCTTCAAAGTCTCATATATCATTATCTTTTGACAACTCTTATATATATTTGAGTGATCAAAGACGTGTTATAGCAGACAGCATGGAACTTCAATATTTAAATGAAATAGTTACTGCTCAAATAAAATATAAAGATGCAGAAGCAGGTTTTAAATATAAAAAAAGAAAATTCCATTTATACGGTTCCGGTTTTAACAGTTTATTTATGGAAAACCTTTTTGCACTCTCAAAATTTAAAGGCGGTTCACTAGATTTTTCAATAAAGGGAGATATAGACGAGTTTGGCGGGGTTATATACATCAAAGACACTACTATTAAAAAATTTAGACTTTTAAATAATATTCTTGCTTTTGTAAATACCGTACCGTCTTTGGTAACATTTTCTCTTCCCTCATATAACACAAGGGGTCTTCACACTAAATCAGCATATATGAAATTTTCATATAAAAACCATATTTATGATATTAGCGATATATATCTTGATTCTAAAGAACTAGATATATTGGGTCACGGAAAAACAAACATTAAAAACGATTCTATAGATATGGAACTGAATTTAAAAACCGATTTAGCTAGTGAAGCCTCGAAGATACCGCTTGTCGGATATATACTTTTTGATAAAGACAGCATATCGACTACTGTTAAATTAGACGGAAAATTAAGTGACCCAAATATTAAATCGATGCTGCCAAAAGAGATAATAGTAGCACCGATAAATATAATAAAAAGAACTCTTCTGTTACCTTTTAATATATTTAATTAA
- a CDS encoding NADP-dependent isocitrate dehydrogenase, which produces MSKIIWSKIDEAPALATYSLLPIVNAFTKEAGVEVVTSDISLAGRVLAAMGLAEDNLSKLGEVVLQEDGNIIKLPNISASVGQLKDCIAELQGQGYDIPNYPENPANAEEEEIQAKYSVCLGSAVNPVLREGNSDRRAAKAVKNFAQKNPHRLKDYSENSKARVAHMGGNGDFYGNEKSVTMNKNQKVTIALNGKELKSIDALEGEILDGTFMSVKALREFYRKTIDEAKAEGLIWSLHLKATMMKISDPIMFGHGFEIFFEDVFAKYADTFKELGVNPNLGMSDLEKKIAGHSKEAEIKSAFQTVVDADAPKIAMVDSDKGTTNFNASNDIIIDASMPVVVREGGKQWDRTGAALETVAVIPDSTYAMFHAEMVADCVKNGQYDVSTMGTMQNIGLMAQKAEEYGSHPTTFELAEAGKVTVTAQDGTELMSFDCEAGDIWRMSRAKDIPIKDWVRLTVERTRIEGYPAVFWLDENRAHDAEMIKKVNMYLKDHDTSGLDIRIMNVTDATRFTNERIRRGENTIAVTGNVLRDHLTDMYPILELGTSAKMLSIVPLIAGGGLYETGAGGSAPKHVDQFLAEGHLRWDSLGEFLALAESLRFIAQKHDSDKLAAVTAALDTANEGYLDNNKAPSRKCGEPDNKASHFYVAQYWAKALAESDNTELAAKFASVAKELTEKEEQIMSELMSVEGKAQDVGGYFHPDDAKAEAAMRPSATLNAIIDAI; this is translated from the coding sequence ATGTCAAAAATAATTTGGTCAAAGATTGATGAAGCTCCGGCTTTGGCAACTTATTCGTTACTACCTATCGTAAATGCGTTTACAAAAGAAGCAGGCGTTGAAGTAGTTACAAGTGATATCTCACTAGCGGGTCGTGTACTTGCAGCTATGGGTTTAGCTGAAGACAATTTATCTAAATTAGGTGAAGTGGTACTTCAAGAAGATGGAAATATTATCAAGCTTCCAAACATCTCAGCATCTGTAGGTCAACTAAAAGATTGTATAGCTGAACTTCAAGGACAGGGTTATGATATTCCTAATTATCCTGAAAATCCGGCAAATGCCGAGGAAGAAGAAATTCAAGCTAAATATAGTGTTTGTTTAGGTTCTGCAGTTAATCCTGTTCTTCGTGAAGGTAACTCTGATCGTCGTGCTGCTAAAGCTGTTAAGAATTTTGCTCAAAAAAATCCTCATAGACTTAAAGATTATTCTGAAAACTCTAAAGCACGTGTAGCTCATATGGGTGGAAACGGTGACTTTTACGGTAATGAAAAATCTGTTACTATGAATAAGAATCAAAAAGTAACTATTGCTTTAAACGGCAAAGAGCTTAAATCTATCGATGCACTTGAAGGTGAGATTTTAGACGGTACTTTTATGTCTGTTAAAGCTTTACGTGAATTTTATAGAAAAACAATAGATGAAGCAAAAGCCGAAGGTCTAATTTGGTCACTTCACTTAAAAGCTACTATGATGAAAATATCTGACCCTATTATGTTTGGTCACGGTTTTGAAATCTTTTTTGAAGACGTATTTGCTAAATATGCCGATACATTCAAAGAATTAGGTGTAAATCCAAATCTTGGTATGAGTGATTTAGAGAAAAAAATCGCAGGTCATTCAAAAGAAGCTGAGATTAAATCGGCATTTCAAACAGTTGTAGATGCAGATGCACCTAAAATTGCTATGGTTGATTCGGATAAAGGGACTACTAACTTTAATGCTTCAAATGATATTATTATCGATGCATCTATGCCTGTTGTTGTTCGTGAAGGCGGTAAGCAGTGGGATAGAACAGGTGCAGCATTAGAAACTGTAGCTGTTATACCTGATTCTACTTATGCAATGTTTCATGCTGAGATGGTAGCTGATTGTGTTAAAAACGGTCAATACGACGTATCTACAATGGGTACTATGCAAAATATAGGTCTAATGGCTCAAAAAGCTGAAGAGTACGGTTCTCACCCAACTACTTTTGAACTTGCAGAAGCCGGTAAAGTTACTGTAACTGCCCAAGACGGGACTGAACTTATGAGTTTTGATTGTGAGGCTGGTGATATCTGGAGAATGAGCCGTGCTAAAGACATCCCTATCAAAGACTGGGTTCGTTTAACAGTTGAGAGAACTCGTATTGAAGGTTATCCTGCAGTATTCTGGTTAGACGAAAACCGTGCTCACGATGCTGAGATGATTAAAAAAGTAAATATGTACTTAAAAGATCATGACACATCCGGACTTGATATTAGAATTATGAATGTTACGGATGCTACACGTTTTACAAATGAGCGTATCCGTAGAGGTGAAAATACTATCGCTGTAACAGGTAACGTTTTACGTGATCATTTAACTGATATGTATCCGATTTTAGAGCTTGGTACATCTGCTAAAATGCTTTCAATAGTTCCATTAATTGCAGGTGGTGGTTTATATGAAACAGGTGCGGGTGGATCTGCTCCTAAACATGTTGATCAATTTTTAGCTGAAGGACACTTGCGTTGGGATTCACTTGGTGAATTTTTAGCATTAGCTGAATCTTTAAGATTTATTGCTCAAAAACATGACTCTGATAAACTAGCTGCAGTTACAGCTGCTTTAGATACTGCAAATGAGGGTTATTTGGATAATAATAAAGCTCCATCAAGAAAGTGTGGTGAACCTGATAATAAAGCTTCTCATTTTTATGTAGCACAATACTGGGCAAAAGCTTTAGCTGAATCAGATAATACTGAGTTAGCTGCTAAATTTGCTTCAGTTGCTAAAGAGTTAACGGAAAAAGAAGAGCAAATTATGTCAGAACTTATGTCTGTTGAGGGTAAAGCCCAAGATGTTGGAGGGTATTTTCATCCTGATGATGCAAAAGCTGAAGCTGCAATGCGTCCATCTGCAACACTTAACGCTATAATAGACGCTATATAA
- the sucC gene encoding ADP-forming succinate--CoA ligase subunit beta: MNIHEYQAKQIFAKYGVPTPRGIVANTPEQAARNAEELGGNIWVVKAQIHAGGRGLGGGVKLAKSKDEVKQLASEILGMQLVTHQTGPEGKEVHKVYIEEGADIKDELYLGVVLDRAREMPVIMASTEGGMEIEKVAEESPEKIIKVAVDPAVGFQGFHGRELVFGLGITDKKEQGAFIKFAQALYKVYMENDAEMIEINPLIKTGSGEFLALDGKMGFDDSALGRHQDIEDMRDLSEEDADEREASQYGLSYVSLDGEIGCMVNGAGLAMGTMDTINYMGGTPANFLDVGGSANAETVAKGFEIILKNPNVKAIFVNIFGGIVRCDRIANGILEATKLTDVHVPVVVRLDGTNAPEAAEILKNANISNVIAATDLADGAAKAVAAAKQA; this comes from the coding sequence ATGAATATACATGAATATCAAGCAAAACAAATTTTTGCTAAATATGGTGTGCCGACACCTCGCGGTATTGTTGCAAATACACCGGAACAAGCTGCTCGTAACGCAGAAGAACTTGGTGGAAACATTTGGGTTGTAAAAGCTCAAATTCACGCTGGTGGTCGCGGTTTAGGCGGTGGTGTTAAACTTGCAAAAAGTAAAGATGAAGTTAAACAATTGGCTAGTGAAATACTAGGTATGCAACTTGTTACTCACCAAACAGGACCTGAAGGTAAAGAAGTACATAAGGTATATATAGAAGAGGGTGCTGACATTAAAGATGAACTTTATCTTGGTGTAGTACTTGACCGCGCTCGTGAGATGCCTGTAATCATGGCTTCTACTGAGGGTGGTATGGAGATTGAAAAAGTTGCTGAAGAATCACCTGAAAAAATCATTAAAGTTGCAGTTGATCCTGCTGTTGGTTTTCAAGGTTTTCACGGTCGTGAATTAGTATTTGGGTTAGGTATTACTGATAAAAAAGAGCAGGGTGCATTTATTAAATTCGCTCAGGCTTTATATAAAGTATATATGGAAAACGATGCTGAGATGATTGAGATTAATCCATTAATCAAAACTGGTTCCGGTGAATTCTTAGCACTAGATGGAAAAATGGGATTTGATGATTCTGCATTAGGTCGTCACCAAGATATTGAAGATATGAGAGATTTAAGTGAGGAGGATGCTGATGAGCGTGAGGCAAGTCAATATGGTCTTTCTTATGTATCACTTGATGGTGAAATTGGTTGTATGGTAAACGGTGCAGGTCTTGCAATGGGTACTATGGATACTATTAACTATATGGGTGGTACACCTGCAAACTTCCTAGATGTTGGTGGTAGTGCAAATGCTGAAACAGTTGCAAAAGGTTTTGAGATAATTCTAAAAAATCCAAATGTTAAAGCAATTTTCGTAAATATTTTTGGTGGAATCGTTCGTTGTGATCGTATTGCAAACGGTATATTAGAAGCTACTAAACTTACTGATGTACATGTTCCTGTAGTTGTTCGTTTAGATGGTACAAATGCACCTGAAGCGGCAGAAATT
- a CDS encoding ABC transporter permease has product MKKKLIPYLVKRFLRFDKDQPFIFLSAMLAFLGISLGVMVLIIAMSLMNGFDNEFRKKLTVMNYPLTVIPKFYGATNEKLLLDLETKFPNLEFSPYVQSTVMTRSGAKLEGGYIFGVNFNDEAKVNKILAKAIEDTNFGKFDVLVGKSLKDEFDIFLDDKLMYIFTSAEPGGLSVTPRIKRFKVKGVFDSGLSAYDKAYSYTTIESLQKLLRIPSNQYDGIHIFSSDPHSDIQKIQKVLPPNVSIKGWWEDNVNFFAALELEKVSLFIVLMLIILIAAINIISSLLMTVMNRRSDIALLMSLGATKTEIKKIFLYLGIVIGISGIFAGVVLGLSGMWILSTFDIVSLPKDVYPTTSLPLDLSLKDFLLIISGAFVIVIASSFYPAKKASEVDILTVLRNE; this is encoded by the coding sequence TTGAAAAAGAAACTAATACCATATTTGGTAAAAAGATTTTTAAGGTTTGACAAGGATCAACCTTTTATCTTTTTGTCTGCTATGCTTGCTTTTTTAGGCATATCTTTGGGTGTAATGGTTTTAATTATAGCCATGTCGCTTATGAACGGCTTTGATAACGAGTTTAGAAAAAAACTTACCGTTATGAACTACCCTTTAACTGTTATACCCAAATTTTACGGCGCTACAAACGAAAAACTTCTTTTAGATTTAGAAACTAAGTTTCCCAACTTAGAGTTTAGTCCTTATGTTCAGTCAACCGTCATGACCAGAAGTGGTGCGAAACTGGAAGGTGGATATATTTTTGGCGTAAATTTTAATGATGAAGCCAAAGTTAATAAAATATTGGCAAAAGCTATAGAAGACACAAATTTTGGAAAGTTTGATGTCCTTGTGGGAAAAAGTTTAAAAGATGAGTTTGATATCTTTTTAGATGATAAACTTATGTATATATTTACGAGTGCTGAACCGGGTGGGTTGTCCGTAACGCCTAGAATAAAACGTTTTAAAGTTAAAGGGGTTTTTGATTCTGGACTTAGTGCTTACGATAAAGCATATAGCTATACTACGATTGAGTCTTTGCAAAAACTTTTGAGAATACCTTCAAATCAGTATGACGGGATACATATTTTTTCATCAGACCCACATTCAGATATTCAAAAGATTCAAAAAGTATTGCCGCCAAATGTTTCCATAAAAGGCTGGTGGGAAGATAATGTTAACTTTTTTGCGGCACTAGAGCTTGAAAAAGTATCTTTATTTATAGTTTTAATGTTGATTATACTTATAGCGGCCATAAACATTATTTCATCACTGCTTATGACTGTTATGAATAGAAGAAGCGATATAGCGTTACTTATGTCTTTAGGTGCTACAAAAACAGAAATTAAAAAGATATTTTTATATCTAGGTATCGTTATCGGTATAAGTGGGATTTTTGCAGGTGTAGTGCTTGGATTAAGCGGTATGTGGATTCTATCGACATTTGACATTGTTTCTTTACCTAAAGATGTATATCCGACGACATCTTTACCTCTTGACCTAAGTTTAAAAGATTTTCTTTTAATTATATCGGGAGCTTTTGTTATTGTTATAGCATCTTCATTTTATCCTGCGAAAAAAGCCAGTGAAGTAGATATATTAACAGTTCTTAGAAACGAATAG
- the mdh gene encoding malate dehydrogenase, producing the protein MNKERGKRVGIVGAGNVGATVAYSLAMLGTCHEIILRDNKIEVAKGKALDMSQAAAAVRSHTVVTVAEDISQLTDCDVVVVTAGSPRLPGMSRDDLLMINAKITKEVIQGIAKYSPNAIIIMVSNPLDAMTYVALKESGFDRSRVIGMAGILDSSRMAAFIQEKLGYGGGQIRASVMGGHGDDMVPLPRYSTVAGVPLSDVLTDDEINEIVHRTRHGGAEIVGYLKTGSAYYAPAKSTAIMVEAILKDTKQIHPCAVYLDGEYGYNDVVSGVPVMLGANGAEKIIEVTLDEKEKDMFKNSCASVQELIDSLNNNKFFEGE; encoded by the coding sequence ATGAATAAAGAAAGAGGGAAGAGAGTAGGTATTGTCGGTGCAGGTAATGTCGGTGCTACCGTTGCTTACTCTCTAGCTATGCTTGGTACTTGTCATGAGATTATTTTACGTGACAATAAAATCGAAGTAGCTAAAGGTAAAGCCCTTGATATGTCTCAAGCTGCAGCAGCGGTTAGAAGTCATACCGTTGTTACGGTTGCTGAAGACATATCTCAACTTACTGATTGTGATGTGGTAGTAGTTACTGCCGGTAGCCCACGTTTACCTGGTATGAGTCGTGACGACTTACTGATGATAAATGCAAAAATCACAAAAGAAGTAATTCAAGGAATAGCAAAATATTCTCCGAATGCCATAATTATAATGGTCTCTAACCCGCTAGATGCTATGACTTATGTAGCTCTAAAGGAAAGTGGATTTGATAGAAGCCGTGTTATCGGTATGGCTGGAATTTTAGATAGTTCTCGTATGGCTGCCTTTATTCAAGAAAAGCTTGGTTACGGCGGCGGACAAATACGTGCATCTGTTATGGGTGGACACGGTGATGATATGGTTCCTTTGCCTCGCTATTCTACAGTAGCCGGTGTACCTTTGTCAGATGTTTTAACCGATGATGAAATCAATGAAATTGTTCACCGTACTCGACACGGCGGTGCAGAAATAGTAGGTTATTTAAAAACAGGTTCTGCTTATTATGCTCCTGCTAAATCTACGGCAATTATGGTTGAAGCAATTTTAAAAGATACAAAACAGATTCACCCTTGTGCCGTTTATTTAGATGGTGAATACGGATATAACGATGTAGTTTCAGGTGTACCTGTAATGCTTGGAGCTAACGGGGCTGAGAAAATTATCGAAGTTACATTGGATGAAAAAGAAAAAGATATGTTTAAAAATTCTTGCGCATCTGTTCAGGAGCTAATTGACTCTTTAAATAATAATAAATTTTTTGAAGGAGAATAA